Within Candidatus Rokuibacteriota bacterium, the genomic segment AAGAGGGTGGCCGCGGAGATAGTCGAGCTCCACGGGAAGACATACGACAAGACCAAGAACCCGCTGTTGGTCTGGCGAGCCTACTTGGAGTGCCGAGCCGCAAAGCGCCCGGCGCCCAAGTGGGTCCTGTCCTATCTGGATCGAGTAGCGAGACGATTCTGGTTGTGGTCGATGAATGGCGGGGCGCGTCCTCCGAGCGACGTCTCAGTCGCGATTGCTGAGGCTCTGGAAATGAAACGGCCCGGGCGCGGCGGGCGCGGGAACATCTTCACCAGGTTCAGCGACAGCAAGAACGTTGGGCTCTCCATTGCCGTAAGCCACCGGCTGAGGGACGGGGACAAGCTTTACGTGGCCATCGAAGCGGTCGCCGCAGAGAAGAACCTTGGCCGGGCCACCGTCTGGCGCGCGTGGAGGAAGTACCCGCCGGCGCGGTAGAAGTCCGCAGTGTCAGGAAGTTGCTGATCTGCTGAGAAATCAGCAAGTCCCTGTCTTTGTGAAACCTCAAATGCTTGTCCCGCACGCATAGTCCTCAGTACCGTGGCGTCGAGAAGGAGGACGCCATGGATATCAGCGCCGCCGAATTACGAGCCGAACGCGCGCGCCGGCAGATTCGCCTCTACGATCTCGCTCCCCGCGTCGGACTTCATCCGACCGAGTTAGGCGCCATGATGAACGGGCGACGTCCACTGAGGCCGGGCCTCGCAGAGAAGATTATGTTGGCACTCAGGGCGTTCGAGCAGGAGCCGAGCGGCCGGTGAGCTCTCGCGCCTTGACGCTCGCGCGCATCGAGCGGCTCCTGGCTGCTATCTACTCCGAGCCAGACGCCTTCGATACAGCCGAGTCGTTCGAACGTGCAAATCACGACGACCTCGCGCACCTGACGCTCGATGAGCTCGACGCGGAACGCATTCTCGCGCGCCTGCGGTGGGCGGCGCTGATCCATCACCGAGCCGAACCGTCGCGCTGGCTCGAGGAGCGCATCGCGCGGCTGGACCAGGCCGCTGTGCGGCTCCGCCAGGGAGCGCGCCGGTGAGACGCGCCAGCGCCGACCCGCTCGCCACGATGGCCGGGCTCGACGGCACGGCGCCGGGCCTGCTCCGAGTGGAGGCGCCGGAGATCCAGCGCCTCGGCGACGAGTGGGCCGCCACCTGGCCAGCCCACGGCGTGACGCTCTCGCTTGGCCAGCTCCGCGAGAGCACCGACGGCATTCACGGGGAGCTGTCCGTCGTCTCCGGGGTCCTTGGCGAGATCCACTGGGGGAGGCTCAACCTCGCGTCCACGTCCGCCCGTGAAGGCCTCGTCCGCAAGCTCGACCAGGCCGCGCCGGGTCTGCCCTGGCGGCCGATCCTCGAGCGCGTCTGCCGGCAGGCCGCCCGGGACCTCCGGAGCGGAGAGCCCGCGCGGCCGCTCGTGCCACGCCTGGCCGACGAGGTCACGCGCTACCTCGTGCCCAAGCTCCTGCTCGCGGGCGAGACAAATATCATCTTTGCCGACGGCGGAAGCGGCAAGAGCCTGCTCGCCCTCGCGATCGCGGAGGCTGTCCGCCCGGGCACGGCGCTTCCTGGCGGACTGGTGCCGACGGCCGCGGTGCCGACGCTCTTCCTCGACTACGAGAGCCACCGCCCCGAGCACGAGGACCGCCTCGCACGGCTCCAGGAGGCCGGGGGTGCGTCCGCGGATCCGCCCATCTTCTACCGGCCCATGACCCGCGCCCTCGCTGACGAGGCCAGCACGCTGCGCGCCGAGATCGCCCGCCACGAAGTCGGCCTCGTGATCGTTGACTCGCTCGCCCCCGCCTGCGGCCCGGAGCCGGAAGGCGCCGATGCGGTCGTGCGCACCATGACCGCGCTCCGATCCTTCGCCCCTGCGACCCGGCTGGTGCTGGCCCATGTCTCGAAGCTGGCGGCCGAGCAGCGGAGCGGGCCGGTCAAGCCCTTCGGCAGCGCCTTCGTGTTCAACCTCGCCCGGAACATCTGGGAGCTGCGGAAGGCCGACGAGGACGGGGGCGCGGACCTGGTGATCGCCGCCTTCCATCGCAAGAGCAACGCCGGCCGCCTCTACCCGCCGCTCGGCTTCCGCTTCATCTTCCGTGAAGGCATGACGAGCCTTCACGCCCATGACATCGGCCAGGCCCCAGACCTGCTGGCCCGGACCAGCTTGGCCTTCCAGATCCAGAAGACCCTCGTCCCTGGCGCCCAGACCGTGGCGGACCTTGTCGAGGCAACGGGCAGCACCAAAGACACCGTCGCCCGTACCCTGCGCCGGCTCCGGGGCGCCGGCAAGGTGATCCCCCTGGACGAGGGGCGCTGGGGGTTGTCGGCATGAGCCCGGACACGATGACCCCGGACATGTCCGCGGACAAGCGGACAGGGTGTCCGCTCCCGACGGAAGGGGTAGGGGGAAGTACCCCCTTCCGAGGGGCGGACGGACATTCTCTCTCTATAGGGGTGTCCGCTGTCCGCCCCACCCTGTTTGACCTAGACGAGCTAGTCCATTCCCACCGCTGCCCGGTCTGCCTCCAAGGGCGGACATGTCCGGTCATGATCTGCCGCGGGCTAGCGGTCAAGGCCTGCTGGCCGTGCCGGCAGGGAGGGCTCGGCGGATGATCCAGGGCGCGGCCGAGGTTGCCGGCGTGCCGCCCGCGCCAACCTATCTCACGGCGGAGGAGGTTGGGCAGATGCTCCAGGTCTCGGGCAAGAGTGTCTACCGCTGGCTGAAGGACGATCCGACCATGCCGGTGCTCAAGATCGGCGGGACCGTGCGCTTCCCGCGAGAGCGCCTCGAGCGCTGGCTCAGGGACCGGGAGCAGGGAGCGGCTCGGCGTCGGCACGCGCCGGCCGCGGTCAGCCGGCCGGCAGCGGGACGGGAGGCGAGGACGTGAAGGCGAGGGGCAGGGGGCGGGGTGACCTGGGGAGGGGGGGCCCCGGTTGGACGCCGATTCGGCCATGACGGAGGCTCCGCGTGACGCATCGTGACAGCCCGAAGGCCCCGCGGCATCTCCGCGCGGCCACGCGGAACTGGTGGGCGAGCGTCGTCGCCGAGTACGAGCTCGAGGAACATCACGTCCGCCTGCTCACGGCGGCGGCCGAGAGCTGGGATCGGGCTCAGCAGGCGCGCGAGGCGCTTGCCAGGCACGGTCTGGTCTACAAGGACCGCTTCGGCGCCCCACGGGCGCGGCCGGAGGTCGCCGTCGAACGAGACGCTCGGACCGCCTTCGCGCGCCTGGTGCGGGAGCTGGCGCTCGACGTGGAACCCCCGGCGAGCGAGCCGAGGCCGCCGGGCATCCGGGGGCGGAGGTAGCGATGCCACGGAAGCGGTGGAAGCCGAAGAGCCGACGCGAGGCCTTCAGCCTCGGACGCCGCGCGCACCTGCTGATCGGCCACGATCTCCTCGGGCACGGCTATGGCCGCGAGGACGACTTCGACGCGGAGGCCGCGGGCGGGGACTGGCGCGAGCATCGCGAAGAGCTCGTCACCTTCTGGGGGCAGGACCCCGTGGCGTGGCGCCAAGCCAACCGGCCCGGCTTCGATGCCCCGGAGCCTGGAGGCCCGGGCACGCGACCGGTCGCGTGGTGGTGGTGGGACGCCCCCGCCGACGAGCGGCGGGTTCTCGGCCTCGCGCCTATCGACGAGGCGGACCGCCGACGCATGGGCGCGCTCTACCTCCGAGACGTGCTCCTCGAGAGCCAGGCGACCTACCTCCAGCGTCACGCCCTGCTCTCCCCAGAAGAGGAGCGCTGCCTTCCTCCTGGCGCCTTCGAGCCCGAGCGGCTCTACGATCCAGAGCTTGCCCGCACGCTCGAGGGCGCGGGTGCGCGCTGCAATGGAGAAACAACGAGCAGCTCACTGAACACGAGGAGGGGACGATGAGGGCTGGCCCGGACGCGCTGCTCGACCTGTTCGACGCCGCGGTGGCGGACGCCGGCCTCGCCCTCCGGGATGCGGTGGTCGCCCGCCGCGCCTATCTCTCCGGCGCCGATGACCTGGAAGGCAGCGCGATCCCACCTGGAATCGAGGCGCTCATCGCACCGGCCCCGCCAGCGATCGCGTGGGCCGAGGAGAGACGACGTGATGCGAACCACGACGCGAAGTGACGCCGGATCGGTCGGAACAGGCCTCGAGCGCCCCGCTCACCACTGGGCCGGCGAGGTGGGGCGGGCGCACGCGCAGAGCCAGGCCCAGCGCCGGGAGGCCGAGCGGCACG encodes:
- a CDS encoding helix-turn-helix transcriptional regulator → MDISAAELRAERARRQIRLYDLAPRVGLHPTELGAMMNGRRPLRPGLAEKIMLALRAFEQEPSGR
- a CDS encoding AAA family ATPase — encoded protein: MRRASADPLATMAGLDGTAPGLLRVEAPEIQRLGDEWAATWPAHGVTLSLGQLRESTDGIHGELSVVSGVLGEIHWGRLNLASTSAREGLVRKLDQAAPGLPWRPILERVCRQAARDLRSGEPARPLVPRLADEVTRYLVPKLLLAGETNIIFADGGSGKSLLALAIAEAVRPGTALPGGLVPTAAVPTLFLDYESHRPEHEDRLARLQEAGGASADPPIFYRPMTRALADEASTLRAEIARHEVGLVIVDSLAPACGPEPEGADAVVRTMTALRSFAPATRLVLAHVSKLAAEQRSGPVKPFGSAFVFNLARNIWELRKADEDGGADLVIAAFHRKSNAGRLYPPLGFRFIFREGMTSLHAHDIGQAPDLLARTSLAFQIQKTLVPGAQTVADLVEATGSTKDTVARTLRRLRGAGKVIPLDEGRWGLSA
- a CDS encoding helix-turn-helix domain-containing protein, yielding MIQGAAEVAGVPPAPTYLTAEEVGQMLQVSGKSVYRWLKDDPTMPVLKIGGTVRFPRERLERWLRDREQGAARRRHAPAAVSRPAAGREART
- a CDS encoding P27 family phage terminase small subunit is translated as MTHRDSPKAPRHLRAATRNWWASVVAEYELEEHHVRLLTAAAESWDRAQQAREALARHGLVYKDRFGAPRARPEVAVERDARTAFARLVRELALDVEPPASEPRPPGIRGRR